A genomic region of Sander lucioperca isolate FBNREF2018 chromosome 6, SLUC_FBN_1.2, whole genome shotgun sequence contains the following coding sequences:
- the LOC116051598 gene encoding potassium voltage-gated channel subfamily A member 3 has translation MDDQSLSVIKPRSSARHKGSNATDSRGYAEVERDVMTVENMLEDPAVLSAPHLSVDRYERGRQGCCQRVVINISGLRFETQLKTFNQFPDTLLGDPRKRMRHFDPLRNEYFFDRNRPSFDAILYYYQSGGRIRRPVNVPIDIFSEEIRFYQLGEEAMEKFRDDEGFIKEEERILPKKDFQKQVWLLFEYPESSGPARGIAIVSVLVILISIVIFCMETLPEFREERDQSTVAPAANGTAPYVPSPFTDPFFIIETLCIIWFSFELLVRFFACPSKATFSKNIMNIIDIVAIIPYFITMGTELAESETNGGQQAMSLAILRVIRLVRVFRIFKLSRHSKGLQILGQTLKASMRELGLLIFFLFIGVILFSSAVYFAEADDPSSSFTSIPDAFWWAVVTMTTVGYGDMHPVTIGGKIVGSLCAIAGVLTIALPVPVIVSNFNYFYHRETDGEEHPQYVHTSSCEHLPSEELRRSCSSSSLSKSEYVVIEDSAFKQPNFTTENNQNSVNIKKIFTDV, from the coding sequence ATGGATGACCAGTCCCTCAGCGTGATCAAGCCCCGCTCGTCCGCCAGGCACAAGGGCAGCAACGCGACTGACAGCCGGGGTTATGCCGAGGTGGAGAGGGACGTCATGACGGTGGAAAACATGCTGGAGGACCCCGCCGTGCTCTCGGCGCCTCACCTGTCGGTGGATCGATATGAGCGCGGCCGGCAGGGATGCTGCCAGAGGGTGGTCATCAACATTTCGGGTTTGCGCTTTGAGACGCAACTTAAAACTTTCAACCAGTTCCCAGACACGTTGCTGGGGGACCCCAGGAAAAGGATGCGCCACTTTGACCCACTGAGGAACGAGTACTTCTTTGACAGGAACAGACCCAGCTTTGATGCCATCCTGTACTACTACCAGTCAGGGGGGCGCATACGGAGACCTGTTAACGTCCCCATTGATATTTTTTCCGAGGAGATCCGGTTTTATCAACTCGGAGAAGAGGCCATGGAGAAATTCCGTGATGATGAAGGTTTTATAAAAGAAGAGGAGCGCATACTGCCCAAAAAAGATTTCCAAAAGCAGGTTTGGCTTTTGTTTGAATATCCTGAAAGCTCTGGACCAGCGAGGGGAATAGCCATAGTTTCAGTGCTTGTTATTTTGATTTCAATTGTTATTTTCTGCATGGAAACTCTGCCGGAATTTCGGGAGGAGAGAGACCAATCCACAGTGGCACCCGCGGCCAATGGCACTGCTCCCTACGTGCCAAGCCCGTTCACAGACCCCTTCTTCATCATAGAGACCCTGTGCATCATATGGTTCTCTTTCGAGTTGCTGGTCAGGTTTTTCGCCTGCCCCAGCAAAGCTACCTTCTCCAAAAACATCATGAATATCATTGACATCGTCGCCATAATCCCCTACTTTATCACTATGGGCACTGAGCTGGCCGAGAGTGAAACCAACGGCGGCCAGCAGGCGatgtccctcgccatcctgagGGTTATCAGACTGGTGAGAGTCTTTCGCATTTTTAAGCTGTCGCGTCACTCAAAGGGACTTCAGATTTTGGGACAGACCCTCAAGGCCAGCATGAGGGAGCTCGGCTTGCTCATATTCTTCCTTTTCATCGGAGTTATTCTCTTCTCCAGCGCGGTTTACTTTGCAGAAGCAGACGACCCCTCGTCCAGTTTCACCAGCATCCCAGATGCGTTTTGGTGGGCAGTGGTCACCATGACCACTGTCGGATATGGAGACATGCATCCGGTGACCATTGGTGGGAAAATCGTGGGGTCTCTGTGCGCAATAGCAGGTGTGCTGACCATTGCCTTACCCGTGCCAGTGATTGTGTCCAATTTCAACTACTTTTACCACAGGGAGACTGATGGAGAGGAGCACCCACAGTACGTGCACACCAGCAGCTGTGAGCACCTCCCCTCGGAGGAGCTGAGGAGGTCCTGCAGTTCCTCATCCCTCAGCAAGTCTGAGTACGTGGTGATAGAGGACAGTGCGTTTAAACAGCCTAACTTCACCACCGAAAACAACCAGAACTCCGTCAACATCAAAAAGATCTTCACAGACGTGTAA
- the LOC116051453 gene encoding potassium voltage-gated channel subfamily A member 2: MTVATGDPSDEAATHPGQDYDPEADHECCERVVINISGLRFETQLKTLSQFPETLLGDPKKRMRYFDPLRNEYFFDRNRPSFDAILYYYQSGGRLRRPVNVTLDIFSEEIRFYELGDEAIEIFREDEGFIKEEERPLPDNEFQRQVWLLFEYPESSGPARIIAIISVMVILISIVSFCLETLPIFRNDDDDMHKSHSKVYSPETNTTTISYTSTYFTDPFFILETLCIIWFSFEFLVRFFACPSKAGFFGNIMNIIDIVAIIPYFITLGTELAEKPDDGQAGQQAMSLAILRVIRLVRVFRIFKLSRHSKGLQILGQTLKASMRELGLLIFFLFIGVILFSSAVYFAEADEPESQFESIPDAFWWAVVSMTTVGYGDMVPTTIGGKIVGSLCAIAGVLTIALPVPVIVSNFNYFYHRETEGEEQAQYLQVNVPKADSAEELKKSRSGSTISKSDYMEIQEAVNNSREDFQEENLKTANCTLANTNYVNITKMLTDV; the protein is encoded by the coding sequence ATGACTGTTGCCACAGGCGACCCCTCTGACGAGGCGGCTACACACCCGGGGCAGGACTACGACCCGGAGGCCGACCATGAGTGTTGTGAGAGGGTGGTCATCAACATCTCAGGGCTGCGCTTTGAGACTCAACTCAAAACCCTCTCCCAGTTCCCAGAGACTCTGCTGGGAGACCCAAAAAAGAGGATGCGGTACTTTGACCCACTGAGGAACGAGTACTTTTTCGACAGGAACAGACCCAGCTTTGATGCCATATTGTATTATTACCAGTCAGGGGGCAGGCTAAGAAGGCCGGTCAACGTCACCCTTGATATTTTCTCAGAGGAGATTCGCTTCTATGAGCTGGGTGACGAGGCCATCGAGATATTCAGAGAAGATGAGGGTTTCATCAAGGAGGAGGAGCGGCCTCTTCCTGATAATGAGTTTCAGAGACAGGTGTGGCTGCTGTTTGAGTACCCAGAGAGCTCAGGTCCTGCTAGGATTATTGCCATAATCTCTGTCATGGTCATCCTGATATCTATTGTCAGTTTCTGCTTGGAGACCCTCCCAATTTTCCGCAATGATGATGACGATATGCACAAGTCTCACTCAAAAGTCTATTCACCTGAGACCAATACCACAACCATCAGCTATACATCCACCTACTTCACTGACCCCTTCTTCATCCTGGAGACTCTCTGCATTATATGGTTTTCCTTTGAGTTTCTAGTGCGCTTCTTTGCCTGCCCCAGCAAAGCAGGCTTTTTCGGTAACATAATGAACATCATTGATATTGTTGCTATCATCCCTTACTTCATCACTCTTGGCACAGAGCTCGCAGAAAAGCCCGATGATGGTCAAGCGGGTCAGCAAGCCATGTCTTTAGCCATTCTCAGGGTCATCCGCTTAGTACGAGTGTTTAGAATTTTCAAGCTCTCACGTCACTCCAAGGGGCTTCAGATTTTGGGTCAGACCCTAAAAGCCAGCATGCGAGAGCTCGGTTTGCTTATTTTCTTCCTCTTCATAGGAGTCATCCTTTTCTCAAGCGCTGTCTACTTTGCTGAAGCAGACGAGCCCGAGTCACAGTTCGAGAGCATCCCAGATGCGTTTTGGTGGGCGGTGGTGTCCATGACAACAGTCGGCTATGGTGATATGGTCCCAACTACGATCGGTGGCAAGATCGTGGGCTCCCTCTGTGCCATCGCAGGTGTGCTGACCATTGCCTTGCCCGTGCCTGTCATTGTGTCCAACTTCAACTACTTCTATCACCGCGAGACTGAGGGTGAAGAACAGGCGCAGTACCTACAGGTCAACGTGCCCAAAGCCGATTCAGctgaggagctgaagaagagcCGTAGCGGCTCCACCATCAGTAAATCGGACTATATGGAGATCCAGGAGGCTGTGAACAACAGCCGTGAGGACTTTCAGGAGGAGAACCTTAAGACGGCCAATTGTACGCTGGCAAACACAAACTATGTAAACATCACTAAAATGCTCACAGATGTGTAG